The following coding sequences lie in one Delphinus delphis chromosome 9, mDelDel1.2, whole genome shotgun sequence genomic window:
- the TSGA13 gene encoding testis-specific gene 13 protein has translation MGQKRQAKFQYGKSKTSRTSPVKFEKETIVDSDEIFDAVGQSKFVPENLHHYTVHPNLAQYYEPLKPTALHKFLARNRKIQSFTLKVTEYDQDKTLLIMTNNPLPCSIDHQGKDTTSKYFSSELLLKESHQHKPTENFFLPLMYQKKKLRSGLKPVFPVTLLEDPKSKREQWFRFSTDEDFKSEGKYSKVCALRKQKKMYPQLNFAPVCKRDLRSDVSKKSGSYLPTSQMIWEPLTLSSLLEEKPTRTAPGESAFRNGRAQQWIIKNASVIK, from the exons ATGGGCCAAAAGAGACAGGCCAA GTTTCAGTATGGCAAATCAAAGACTTCAAGAACTagcccagttaaatttgagaaagaaacaaTTGTTGATAGTGATGAG ATTTTTGATGCAGTCGGGCAATCAAAATTTGTTCCAGAGAACCTTCACCATTACACAGTCCATCCAAATTTG GCCCAGTACTATGAGCCTTTGAAGCCCACTGCACTGCATAAATTCCTGGCTCGAAACAGGAAAATTCAAAGCTTCACATTGAAAGTAACAGAGTATGATCAGGATAAGACCTTACTGATTATGACCAACAACCCACTTCCCTGCTCAATCGACCATCAAGGAAAGGACACGACATCAAAATACTTTTCCAGTGAGTTACTGCTCAAG GAAAGTCATCAGCACAAGCCCACTGAGAACTTCTTCCTACCTCTGatgtatcagaaaaaaaagttaagatcTGGGCTGAAACCAGTCTTCCCTGTGACACTGTTGGAGGACCCTAAATCCAAGAGAGAACAATGGTTTAG GTTTTCCACGGACGAGGATTTCAAGAGTGAAGGGAAGTATTCAAAGGTCTGTgctttgagaaaacagaaaaaaatgtacccTCAGCTCAACTTTGCTCCAGTCTGTAAAAGAGATCTGAGGAGTGACG TCTCCAAGAAGTCAGGGAGCTACCTGCCAACTTCCCAGATGATTTGGGAACCATTAACCCTTTCATCACTCCTGGAGGAGAAGCCCACCAGAACCGCGCCAGGAGAGAGCGCGTTCCGCAACGGAAGGGCCCAGCAGTGGATTATAAAAAACGCCAGTGTCATTAAATGA